Sequence from the Candidatus Izemoplasma sp. genome:
AAGGGAAATCAACAACAACGGTAGGTCTTGGCCAAGCGTTTCGTGAGATTGGTAAAGAGGCTATCATAGCATTGAGAGAACCTTCGTTTGGTCCTGTTATGGGAATTAAAGGTGGAGCAGCTGGTGGCGGTTATAGTCAAGTTGTTCCAATGGAAGATTTAAATCTTCATTTTACGGGAGATATTCACGCCATTACAACAGCAAATAATGCAATTAGTGCTGTTATTGATAATCACATACATAAGGGAAACCGCTTAAACATTGACCCAAGACGTATTTCTTGGAAACGCGCAATGGATATGAATGATCGCGCATTACGCAATATTGTCATTGGTCTAGGTGGTGTTGGAAACAGTATCCCTCGTGAAGATGGATTTAATATTTCAGTTGCATCTGAGATTATGGCGGTTCTGTGTTTGGCAACTGATCTGAAGGATTTAAAAGAACGCGTTAAACGCATAGTTATAGGATATACGTATGATAGAAAGCCGATTACTGTTGGTGATTTAGAAATGGAAGGTGCCATTGCATTAATCTTGAAGGATGCCATTAAACCTAATTTAGTACAAACATTAGAAAATACGCCTGCATTAGTTCATGGCGGACCATTTGCTAATATTGCACACGGATGTAATAGTATTATCGCAACTAACATGGGACGAAAACTGGCTGATTATGTCATTACAGAAGCAGGATTTGGTGCAGATTTAGGGGCTGAAAAGTTTCTTGATATCAAAGCTGATGAAGCTGGGTTCACACCAAGCGCAGTTGTTATTGTTGCCACAGTACGTGCCCTAAAAATGCATGGTGGTGTGAACAAAAATGACCTTGATGAAGAGAATGTTGAAGCATTGTTAGAAGGTATCGATAACTTAGAAAGACATATTGATACGATAAAAACATTTGGATTACCATATGTTGTAGCGATAAATCATTTTACAAAAGATACAGAAAAAGAAGTATCTGCTTTAACAACATATTTAAAAGATCAAAATCATCCATATGCCATTAGTAAAGTTTGGGCGGATGGAGGAAAAGGCGCAGTTGATTTAGCCCACGAGGTCATCAATGAGATTGAGAATAAAGAGAACCATTTCACACGAATCTATGATAATGAGGATAGCATTGAAACAAAAATAGAGAAAATTGCTAAAAAAGTATATGGGGCAAAAGGTGTTAATTACACCAAAACCGCTAAGCGTCAAATAAGACGATTTAAGCGTCATGGTTGGGACAATTTAAAAATATGCATGGCTAAAACTCAATACAGTGTATCTGACGATGCTAAATTATTAGGAAGACCTAAAGATTTTACGATAACCATTCGTGAACTCACGCCAAGTGTGGGGGCAGGATTCATTGTTGCCTTGACAGGTTCAGTGTTAACAATGCCAGGGCTACCAACACGACCAGCAGCTCTAGATATGGACATAGATGACGATGGACAAGCGAAAGGATTGTTTTAAAAAGGACGTTTGTCCTTTTTTTTAATTATGTATTGTGTTACACACAGTACTGTGTTATGATTAACTTGAGGTGATTATATGAATGCACAATTTAAACGAGGTATTTTAGAATTATGTGTATTAAAAGAGTTGATGGCAAAAGACATGTATGGATATGAAATCATTAGCGAAATATCGAAACACTTAGATGTTAATGAAAACACTATTTATCCAATTTTAAGACGTTTAACAAAAGAGGAATATTTTGAGACATATCTTAAAGAGTCTGATAAAGGAGCGGCAAGAAAATACTATAAAGTCACTAAAAAGGGCTATAATCACTATGTTAAGTTACGAGATGATTGGGATGCATTTATTGGTGGCGTATATGAGATTCTAAATAAAGGAGGAAAAGAAGATGAAAAATTATTTGAAAGGTTTAAAAGAAGAAATGTTTAAAGAAGGTCTTAAAGATGAGGTTATTAATGAGGTAATCAAAGATCATGAAGAGATGATTGAAGCTGCTCTAGAAGAAGGATTAGATGAAACGGCATTAGAGGAAAAATTTGGTAATCCAAAGGATATCGCACAAGCCATCAGTGCCGATACTACTGAGGAGGAATCTTATGACGATGAACAGGGATATCGCTTGTTAGAGACCTATGCGATAAATGGTGATGACATTGATATCGAAGTGAAATTATTAAATGAGAGCCTAGAAGTTACCCAAGGGAAAGGGACGGGGATTGAAGTTTATGTAAGAGAAATGCCAAATATTTCGGAATATGATATTGGGTGTGATGGAGAAACATTCACTATAAAACGGAAAAATAGTTTCTTCA
This genomic interval carries:
- a CDS encoding formate--tetrahydrofolate ligase, yielding MKTDLQIAQEAKMEPIKDIAFRLGVPEDAIELYGNYKAKIKLEPVHKLKTNKNGKVILVTAINPTPAGEGKSTTTVGLGQAFREIGKEAIIALREPSFGPVMGIKGGAAGGGYSQVVPMEDLNLHFTGDIHAITTANNAISAVIDNHIHKGNRLNIDPRRISWKRAMDMNDRALRNIVIGLGGVGNSIPREDGFNISVASEIMAVLCLATDLKDLKERVKRIVIGYTYDRKPITVGDLEMEGAIALILKDAIKPNLVQTLENTPALVHGGPFANIAHGCNSIIATNMGRKLADYVITEAGFGADLGAEKFLDIKADEAGFTPSAVVIVATVRALKMHGGVNKNDLDEENVEALLEGIDNLERHIDTIKTFGLPYVVAINHFTKDTEKEVSALTTYLKDQNHPYAISKVWADGGKGAVDLAHEVINEIENKENHFTRIYDNEDSIETKIEKIAKKVYGAKGVNYTKTAKRQIRRFKRHGWDNLKICMAKTQYSVSDDAKLLGRPKDFTITIRELTPSVGAGFIVALTGSVLTMPGLPTRPAALDMDIDDDGQAKGLF
- a CDS encoding PadR family transcriptional regulator, whose translation is MNAQFKRGILELCVLKELMAKDMYGYEIISEISKHLDVNENTIYPILRRLTKEEYFETYLKESDKGAARKYYKVTKKGYNHYVKLRDDWDAFIGGVYEILNKGGKEDEKLFERFKRRNV